A portion of the Aythya fuligula isolate bAytFul2 chromosome 10, bAytFul2.pri, whole genome shotgun sequence genome contains these proteins:
- the CPNE9 gene encoding LOW QUALITY PROTEIN: copine-9 (The sequence of the model RefSeq protein was modified relative to this genomic sequence to represent the inferred CDS: deleted 1 base in 1 codon) has protein sequence MASPGALEPAAGSVPGTKVELTVSCRNLLDMDTFSKSDPVVVLFVQGAGSSEWKEFGRTEVIDNTLNPDFVRKFVLDYYFEEKQNLRFDVYNVDSKSCSIYKQKDFLGQAFVALGEVIGSQRGRLERALTGVPGKRCGTILLLAEELSNCRDIVTMQLCANKLDKKDFFGKSDPFLVFYRSNEDGTFTICHKTEVVKNTLNPVWQPFTIPVRALCNGDYDRTVKIDVYDWDRDGSHDFIGEFATSYRELSRAQSQFTVYEVRGVRQGGFQGCWEPHSGTCPCLQVLNPRKKCKKKKYVNSGTVTLLSFSVESEFTFVDYIRGGTQLNFTVAIDFTASNGMPSQPTSLHYASPYQLSAYALALKAVGEIIQDYDSDKLFPAYGFGAKLPPDGKISHQFPLNNNEDNPSCNGIEGVLESYLQSLRTVQLYGPTNFAPVINQVAGTAAQVTDGSQYHVLLIITDGVISDMLQTKEAIVTASALPMSIIIVGVGPAEFDAMEELDGDEVRVSSRGRYAERDIVQFVPFRDYVDDSGNQVLSMARLAKDVLAEIPEQLLSYMKTRDIKPRRTDPQ, from the exons ATGGCGTCTCCGGGAGCGCTGGAACCGGCGGCCGGCAGCGTGCCCGGCACCAAGGTGGAGCTCACCGTGTCCTGCCG GAACCTGCTGGACATGGACACCTTCTCCAAATCTGACCCAG TGGTCGTCCTCTTCGTGCAGGGCGCGGGGAGCAGCGAGTGGAAGGAG TTTGGGCGCACCGAGGTGATCGACAACACCCTCAACCCCGACTTCGTCCGCAAGTTTGTCCTCGACTACTACTTCGAGGAGAAGCAAAACCTCCGCTTCGACGT CTACAACGTGGACTCCAAGAGCTGCTCCATCTACAAGCAG AAG GACTTCCTGGGGCAGGCGTTCGTGGCGCTGGGGGAGGTGATCGGGTCCCAGCGGGGCCGCCTGGAGAGAGCCCTCAC GGGGGTCCCGGGGAAGCGGTGCGGGaccatcctgctgctggccgaGGAGCTGAGCAACTGCAGG GACATCGTCACCATGCAGCTGTGCGCCAACAAGCTGGACAAGAAGGACTTTTTTGGGAAATCCGACCCCTTCCTCGTCTTCTACCGCAGCAACGAGGACGGCAC CTTCACCATCTGCCACAAGACGGAGGTGGTGAAGAACACGCTCAACCCGGTGTGGCAGCCCTTCACCATCCCCGTGCGCGCCCTCTGCAACGGGGACTACGACcg CACGGTGAAGATCGACGTGTACGACTGGGACCGGGACGGGAG CCACGACTTCATCGGGGAGTTTGCCACCAGCTACCGGGAGCTGTCCCGAGCACAGAGCCAGTTCACGGTGTATGAGGTACGGGGGGTACGT CAGGGGGGGTTCCaggggtgctgggagccccacAGTGGGACCTGCCCGTGCCTACAGGTGCTGAACCCTAGGAAGAAGTGCAAGAAGAAGAAGTACGTCAACTCCGGCACC GTGACTCTGCTCTCCTTCTCCGTCGAGTCCGAGTTCACCTTCGTTGACTACATCCGAGGCGG GACGCAGCTGAATTTCACCGTCGCCATCGACTTCACGGCCTCCAACG GGATGCCGTCGCAGCCCACCTCGCTGCACTACGCCAGCCCCTACCAGCTCAGCGCCTACGCCCTGGCGCTCAAGGCCGTCGGGGAGATCATCCAGGACTACGACAGCGACAAGCTCTTCCCCGCCTACGGCTTCGGGGCCAAGCTGCCGCCCGACGGCAAGATCTCCCACCAGTTCCCCCTG AACAACAACGAGGACAACCCCAGCTGCAACGGCATCGAGGGCGTGCTCGAGTCCTACCTGCAGAGCCTGCGCACCGTGCAGCTCTACGGGCCCACCAACTTCGCCCCCGTCATCAACCAGGTGGCCGG GACGGCCGCCCAGGTGACGGACGGCTCCCAGTACCACGTCCTCCTCATCATCACCGACGGCGTCATCTCCGACATGCTGCAGACCAAGGAGGCCATCGTCACC GCCTCGGCGCTGCCCATGTCCATCATCATCGTGGGAGTGGGGCCGGCTGAGTTTGACG CCATGGAGGAGCTGGACGGCGACGAGGTGCGGGTGTCCTCGCGGGGACGCTACGCCGAGAGGGACATCGTGCAG TTCGTGCCGTTCCGGGACTACGTGGACGACTCGGGCAACCAGGTGCTGAGCATGGCACGCCTGGCCAAGGACGTGCTGGCCGAGATCCCCGAGCAGCTCCTGTCCTACATGAAGACCCGCGACATCAAGCCGCGCCGCACCGACCCGCAGTAG
- the BRPF1 gene encoding peregrin isoform X2, which produces MGVDFDVKTFCHNLRATKPPYECPVGSCRKIYKSYSGIEYHLYHYDHDHPPPPPPHAPPRKHKKKGRQARAANKRSPSPSEPSQSPGREVLTYAQAQRMVEVDLHGRVHRISIFDNLDVVSEDEEGPEEAPDNGSNKENAEGQPAAAAAASAASAAAAATAPKAGKHKNKEKRKDANHHHHHHHHHNASAGAAPKLPEVVYRELEQDTPDAPPRPTSYYRYIEKSAEELDEEVEYDMDEEDYIWLDIMNERRKTEGVSPIPQEIFEYLMDRLEKESYFESHNKGDPNALVDEDAVCCICNDGECQNSNVILFCDMCNLAVHQECYGVPYIPEGQWLCRRCLQSPSRAVDCALCPNKGGAFKQTDDGRWAHVVCALWIPEVCFANTVFLEPIDSIEHIPPARWKLTCYICKQRGSGACIQCHKANCYTAFHVTCAQQAGLYMKMEPVRETGANGTSFSVRKTAYCDIHTPPGSVRRLPALSHSEGEEEDEEEEEEGKGWSSEKVKKAKAKSRIKMKKARKILAEKRAAAPVVSVPCIPPHRLSKITNRLTIQRKSQFMQRLHSYWTLKRQSRNGVPLLRRLQTHLQSQRNCDQRDTEDKNWALKEQLKSWQRLRHDLERARLLVELIRKREKLKRETIKVQQVALEMQLTPFLILLRKTLEQLQEKDTGNIFSEPVPLSEVPDYLDHIKKPMDFQTMKQNLEAYRYLNFDDFEEDFNLIINNCLKYNAKDTIFYRAAVRLREQGGAVLRQARRQAEKMGIDFETGMHFPHCVAVEEPQVQDVDDDDVRLLLSENQKHLPLEEQLKILLERLDEVNAGKQSIGRSRRAKMIKKEITVLRRKLAHPRDLGRDGLERHSSSARGVLQSHNPCEKDLQTDSAAEESSSQETGKGLGPNSSSTPAHEVGRRTSVLFSKKNPKTAGPPKRPGRPPKNRDSQMAPGHGNSPIGPPQLPMMGSSQRQRKRGRSPRPSSSSDSDSDKSTEDAPMDLPANGFSSGNQPVKKSFLVYRNDCNLPRSSSDSESSSSSSSSAASDRTSTTPSKQGRGKPSFSRVNFPEDSSEDTSGTENESYSVGAGRGVGHSMVRKGIGRGAGWLSEDEDSSLDALDLVWAKCRGYPSYPALIIDPKMPREGMFHHGVPIPVPPLEVLKLGEQMTQEAREHLYLVLFFDNKRTWQWLPRTKLVPLGVNQDLDKEKMLEGRKSNIRKSVQIAYHRAMQHRNKVQGEQSSDSSDSD; this is translated from the exons ATGGGCGTGGACTTCGACGTGAAGACGTTCTGCCACAACCTGCGGGCCACCAAGCCGCCCTACGAGTGCCCGGTGGGCTCGTGCCGCAAGATCTACAAGAGCTACAGCGGCATCGAGTACCACCTCTACCACTATGACCACGACcacccgccgccgccgccgcctcacgCCCCGCCGCGCAAGCACAAGAAGAAAGGGCGGCAGGCCCGGGCCGCCAACAagcgctcccccagcccctccgagCCCTCGCAGTCCCCCGGCCGCGAGGTGCTGACCTACGCCCAGGCCCAGCGCATGGTGGAGGTGGACCTGCACGGCCGCGTGCACCGCATCAGCATCTTCGACAACCTGGACGTGGTGTCCGAGGATGAGGAGGGCCCCGAGGAGGCGCCCGATAACGGGAGCAACAAGGAGAACGCCGAGGGGcagcccgccgccgccgccgccgcctccgccgcctctgccgccgccgccgccacggCGCCCAAGGCGGGCAAGCACAAGAACAAGGAGAAGCGCAAGGACgccaaccaccaccaccaccaccaccaccaccacaacgCCTCGGCCGGAGCCGCCCCCAAGCTGCCCGAGGTGGTGTACCGAGAGCTGGAGCAGGACACCCCCGACGCCCCGCCAAGACCCACCTCCTACTACAG GTACATCGAGAAGTCGGCGGAGGAGCTGGACGAGGAGGTGGAGTACGACATGGACGAGGAGGACTACATCTGGCTGGACATCATGAACGAGCGGCGGAAGACGGAAGGCGTCAGCCCCATCCCCCAGGAGATCTTCGAGTACCTgatggacaggctggagaaggagTCCTACTTCGAGAGCCACAACAAGGGCGACCCCAACGCCCTGGTGGACGAGGACGCCGTGTGCTGCATCTGCAACGACGGCGAGTGCCAGAACAGCAACGTCATCCTCTTCTGCGACATGTGCAACCTGGCCGTGCACCAGGAGTGCTACGGGGTGCCCTACATCCCCGAGGGACAGTGGCTCTGCAGGAGGTGCCTGCAGTCGCCCTCGCGGGCCGTGGACTGCGCCCTGTGCCCCAACAAGGGCGGCGCCTTCAAGCAGACGGACGACGGGCGCTGGGCCCACGTGGTGTGCGCCCTCTGGATCCCCGAGGTGTGCTTCGCCAACACGGTCTTCCTGGAGCCCATCGACAGCATCGAGCACATCCCGCCCGCCCGCTGGAAGCTCACCTGCTACATCTGCAAGCAGCGCGGCTCCGGGGCTTGCATCCAGTGTCACAAGGCCAACTGCTACACCGCGTTCCACGTCACCTGCGCCCAGCAGGCCGGGCTCTACATGAAGATGGAGCCCGTCCGCGAGACGGGAGCCAACGGCACCTCCTTCAGCGTGCGCAAAACCGCCTACTGCGACATCCACACGCCCCCGGGCTCCGTCCGCAGGCTCCCCGCCCTGTCCCACAGcgaaggggaggaggaggacgaggaggaggaggaggagggcaagGGCTGGAGCTCCGAGAAGGTGAAAAAGGCCAAGGCCAAGTCCAGGATCAAAATGAAGAAGGCGCGCAAGATCCTGGCGGAGAAGCGAGCGGCGGCGCCCGTGGTTTCTGTCCCCTGCATCCCCCCCCACAG GCTCAGCAAGATTACCAACCGTCTAACCATCCAGAGGAAGAGCCAGTTCATGCAGCGGCTGCACAGCTACTGGACGCTGAAGAGGCAGTCCCGCAACGGCGTCCCCCTGCTGCGCCGCCTCCAGACGCACCTGCAGTCGCAGAGGAACTGCGATCAG AGAGACACTGAGGATAAGAACTGGGCCctgaaggagcagctgaagtcctGGCAGCGCCTCCGCCACGACCTGGAGCGCGCGCGCTTGCTGGTGGAGCTGATTCGCAAGCGGGAGAAGCTCAAGAGAGAGACG ATCAAAGTGCAGCAGGTGGCGCTGGAAATGCAGCTCACGcccttcctcatcctcctccgCAAGACGCTcgagcagctgcaggagaaagaCACGGGCAACATCTTCAGCGAGCCGGTCCCTCTGTCTGAG GTCCCGGACTACCTGGACCACATCAAGAAGCCGATGGATTTTCagacaatgaaacaaaacctgGAGGCCTATCGCTACCTGAACTTCGACGACTTCGAGGAGGATTTCAACCTGATTATCAACAACTGTTTGAAATACAACGCCAAAGACACGATCTTCTACCGGGCAGCCGTCCGGCTGCGGGAGCAGGGGGGCGCGGTCCTGCGGCAGGCTCGCCGGCAGGCGGAGAAGATGGGCATTGACTTTGAGACAGGCATGCACTTCCCTCACTGCGTGGCTGTGGAGGAGCCTCAGGTGCAGGATGTCGACGACG ACGACGTACGGCTGCTGCTCTCGGAGAACCAGAAGCACCTgcccctggaggagcagctgaagatcTTGCTGGAGCGGCTGGACGAGGTCAACGCGGGCAAGCAGAGCATAGGACGGTCCCGCCGGGCCAAGATGATCAAGAAGGAGATCACGGTCCTGCGGAGAAAGCTCGCTCACCCCCGCGACCTGGGCCGAGACGGGCTGGAGCGGCACAGCTCCTCCGCCAGGGGAGTGCTGCAGTCGCACAACCCCTGCGAGAAGGACCTGCAGACAGACAGCGCTGCcgaggagagcagcagccaggagaccGGCAAAG GTCTGGGCCCCAATTCTTCTTCCACCCCGGCGCACGAAGTGGGCAGGAGGACCTCAGTGCTCTTTTCCAAGAAGAACCCGAAAACAGCAGGACCCCCCAAACGCCCGGGACGTCCCCCGAAGAACCGAGACAGCCAGATGGCTCCCGGCCACGGCAACAGCCCCATCGGCCCCCCGCAGCTCCCCATGATGGGCTCCTCCCAGCGGCAGAGGAAGCGAGGGCGAAGCCCCcggcccagctccagctccgaCAGCGACAGCGACAAGTCCACGGAGGACGCTCCCATGG ACCTGCCCGCCAACGGCTTCAGCAGCGGGAACCAGCCGGTGAAGAAGAGCTTCCTGGTGTACCGCAACGACTGCAACCTCCCTCGGAGCAGCTCCGACTCCgagtccagcagcagcagcagcagcagcgctgcctcGGACCGCACCAG CACAACGCCCTCCAAGCAGGGCCGGGGGAAGCCCTCCTTCTCCCGCGTCAACTTCCCCGAGGACAGCAGCGAGGACACGTCGGGGACAGAGAACGAATCCTACTCGGTGGGCGCCGGGCGAGGCGTGGGGCACAGCA TGGTGCGGAAGGGCATCGGCCGCGGCGCGGGGTGGCTCTCCGAGGACGAGGACTCCTCCCTGGACGCCCTGGATCTGGTGTGGGCCAAGTGCCGGGGGTACCCGTCCTACCCGGCGCTG ATCATCGACCCCAAGATGCCGCGGGAGGGCATGTTCCACCACggcgtccccatccccgtgcccccccTGGAGGTGCTGAAGCTGGGCGAGCAGATGACTCAGGAAGCGCGGGAGCACCTCTACCTCGTCCTCTTCTTCGACAACAAGCGCACTTG GCAGTGGCTGCCCCGCACCAAGCTGGTGCCCCTGGGGGTCAACCAGGACCTGGACAAGGAGAAGATGCTGGAGGGCCGCAAGTCCAACATCCGCAAGTCGGTGCAGATCGCCTACCACCGCGCCATGCAGCACCGCAACAAGGTGCAGGGCGAGCAGAGCAGCGACTCCAGCGACAGCgactga
- the BRPF1 gene encoding peregrin isoform X1: MGVDFDVKTFCHNLRATKPPYECPVGSCRKIYKSYSGIEYHLYHYDHDHPPPPPPHAPPRKHKKKGRQARAANKRSPSPSEPSQSPGREVLTYAQAQRMVEVDLHGRVHRISIFDNLDVVSEDEEGPEEAPDNGSNKENAEGQPAAAAAASAASAAAAATAPKAGKHKNKEKRKDANHHHHHHHHHNASAGAAPKLPEVVYRELEQDTPDAPPRPTSYYRYIEKSAEELDEEVEYDMDEEDYIWLDIMNERRKTEGVSPIPQEIFEYLMDRLEKESYFESHNKGDPNALVDEDAVCCICNDGECQNSNVILFCDMCNLAVHQECYGVPYIPEGQWLCRRCLQSPSRAVDCALCPNKGGAFKQTDDGRWAHVVCALWIPEVCFANTVFLEPIDSIEHIPPARWKLTCYICKQRGSGACIQCHKANCYTAFHVTCAQQAGLYMKMEPVRETGANGTSFSVRKTAYCDIHTPPGSVRRLPALSHSEGEEEDEEEEEEGKGWSSEKVKKAKAKSRIKMKKARKILAEKRAAAPVVSVPCIPPHRLSKITNRLTIQRKSQFMQRLHSYWTLKRQSRNGVPLLRRLQTHLQSQRNCDQRDTEDKNWALKEQLKSWQRLRHDLERARLLVELIRKREKLKRETIKVQQVALEMQLTPFLILLRKTLEQLQEKDTGNIFSEPVPLSEVTEIYEVPDYLDHIKKPMDFQTMKQNLEAYRYLNFDDFEEDFNLIINNCLKYNAKDTIFYRAAVRLREQGGAVLRQARRQAEKMGIDFETGMHFPHCVAVEEPQVQDVDDDDVRLLLSENQKHLPLEEQLKILLERLDEVNAGKQSIGRSRRAKMIKKEITVLRRKLAHPRDLGRDGLERHSSSARGVLQSHNPCEKDLQTDSAAEESSSQETGKGLGPNSSSTPAHEVGRRTSVLFSKKNPKTAGPPKRPGRPPKNRDSQMAPGHGNSPIGPPQLPMMGSSQRQRKRGRSPRPSSSSDSDSDKSTEDAPMDLPANGFSSGNQPVKKSFLVYRNDCNLPRSSSDSESSSSSSSSAASDRTSTTPSKQGRGKPSFSRVNFPEDSSEDTSGTENESYSVGAGRGVGHSMVRKGIGRGAGWLSEDEDSSLDALDLVWAKCRGYPSYPALIIDPKMPREGMFHHGVPIPVPPLEVLKLGEQMTQEAREHLYLVLFFDNKRTWQWLPRTKLVPLGVNQDLDKEKMLEGRKSNIRKSVQIAYHRAMQHRNKVQGEQSSDSSDSD; encoded by the exons ATGGGCGTGGACTTCGACGTGAAGACGTTCTGCCACAACCTGCGGGCCACCAAGCCGCCCTACGAGTGCCCGGTGGGCTCGTGCCGCAAGATCTACAAGAGCTACAGCGGCATCGAGTACCACCTCTACCACTATGACCACGACcacccgccgccgccgccgcctcacgCCCCGCCGCGCAAGCACAAGAAGAAAGGGCGGCAGGCCCGGGCCGCCAACAagcgctcccccagcccctccgagCCCTCGCAGTCCCCCGGCCGCGAGGTGCTGACCTACGCCCAGGCCCAGCGCATGGTGGAGGTGGACCTGCACGGCCGCGTGCACCGCATCAGCATCTTCGACAACCTGGACGTGGTGTCCGAGGATGAGGAGGGCCCCGAGGAGGCGCCCGATAACGGGAGCAACAAGGAGAACGCCGAGGGGcagcccgccgccgccgccgccgcctccgccgcctctgccgccgccgccgccacggCGCCCAAGGCGGGCAAGCACAAGAACAAGGAGAAGCGCAAGGACgccaaccaccaccaccaccaccaccaccaccacaacgCCTCGGCCGGAGCCGCCCCCAAGCTGCCCGAGGTGGTGTACCGAGAGCTGGAGCAGGACACCCCCGACGCCCCGCCAAGACCCACCTCCTACTACAG GTACATCGAGAAGTCGGCGGAGGAGCTGGACGAGGAGGTGGAGTACGACATGGACGAGGAGGACTACATCTGGCTGGACATCATGAACGAGCGGCGGAAGACGGAAGGCGTCAGCCCCATCCCCCAGGAGATCTTCGAGTACCTgatggacaggctggagaaggagTCCTACTTCGAGAGCCACAACAAGGGCGACCCCAACGCCCTGGTGGACGAGGACGCCGTGTGCTGCATCTGCAACGACGGCGAGTGCCAGAACAGCAACGTCATCCTCTTCTGCGACATGTGCAACCTGGCCGTGCACCAGGAGTGCTACGGGGTGCCCTACATCCCCGAGGGACAGTGGCTCTGCAGGAGGTGCCTGCAGTCGCCCTCGCGGGCCGTGGACTGCGCCCTGTGCCCCAACAAGGGCGGCGCCTTCAAGCAGACGGACGACGGGCGCTGGGCCCACGTGGTGTGCGCCCTCTGGATCCCCGAGGTGTGCTTCGCCAACACGGTCTTCCTGGAGCCCATCGACAGCATCGAGCACATCCCGCCCGCCCGCTGGAAGCTCACCTGCTACATCTGCAAGCAGCGCGGCTCCGGGGCTTGCATCCAGTGTCACAAGGCCAACTGCTACACCGCGTTCCACGTCACCTGCGCCCAGCAGGCCGGGCTCTACATGAAGATGGAGCCCGTCCGCGAGACGGGAGCCAACGGCACCTCCTTCAGCGTGCGCAAAACCGCCTACTGCGACATCCACACGCCCCCGGGCTCCGTCCGCAGGCTCCCCGCCCTGTCCCACAGcgaaggggaggaggaggacgaggaggaggaggaggagggcaagGGCTGGAGCTCCGAGAAGGTGAAAAAGGCCAAGGCCAAGTCCAGGATCAAAATGAAGAAGGCGCGCAAGATCCTGGCGGAGAAGCGAGCGGCGGCGCCCGTGGTTTCTGTCCCCTGCATCCCCCCCCACAG GCTCAGCAAGATTACCAACCGTCTAACCATCCAGAGGAAGAGCCAGTTCATGCAGCGGCTGCACAGCTACTGGACGCTGAAGAGGCAGTCCCGCAACGGCGTCCCCCTGCTGCGCCGCCTCCAGACGCACCTGCAGTCGCAGAGGAACTGCGATCAG AGAGACACTGAGGATAAGAACTGGGCCctgaaggagcagctgaagtcctGGCAGCGCCTCCGCCACGACCTGGAGCGCGCGCGCTTGCTGGTGGAGCTGATTCGCAAGCGGGAGAAGCTCAAGAGAGAGACG ATCAAAGTGCAGCAGGTGGCGCTGGAAATGCAGCTCACGcccttcctcatcctcctccgCAAGACGCTcgagcagctgcaggagaaagaCACGGGCAACATCTTCAGCGAGCCGGTCCCTCTGTCTGAGGTAACAGAAATCTACGAA GTCCCGGACTACCTGGACCACATCAAGAAGCCGATGGATTTTCagacaatgaaacaaaacctgGAGGCCTATCGCTACCTGAACTTCGACGACTTCGAGGAGGATTTCAACCTGATTATCAACAACTGTTTGAAATACAACGCCAAAGACACGATCTTCTACCGGGCAGCCGTCCGGCTGCGGGAGCAGGGGGGCGCGGTCCTGCGGCAGGCTCGCCGGCAGGCGGAGAAGATGGGCATTGACTTTGAGACAGGCATGCACTTCCCTCACTGCGTGGCTGTGGAGGAGCCTCAGGTGCAGGATGTCGACGACG ACGACGTACGGCTGCTGCTCTCGGAGAACCAGAAGCACCTgcccctggaggagcagctgaagatcTTGCTGGAGCGGCTGGACGAGGTCAACGCGGGCAAGCAGAGCATAGGACGGTCCCGCCGGGCCAAGATGATCAAGAAGGAGATCACGGTCCTGCGGAGAAAGCTCGCTCACCCCCGCGACCTGGGCCGAGACGGGCTGGAGCGGCACAGCTCCTCCGCCAGGGGAGTGCTGCAGTCGCACAACCCCTGCGAGAAGGACCTGCAGACAGACAGCGCTGCcgaggagagcagcagccaggagaccGGCAAAG GTCTGGGCCCCAATTCTTCTTCCACCCCGGCGCACGAAGTGGGCAGGAGGACCTCAGTGCTCTTTTCCAAGAAGAACCCGAAAACAGCAGGACCCCCCAAACGCCCGGGACGTCCCCCGAAGAACCGAGACAGCCAGATGGCTCCCGGCCACGGCAACAGCCCCATCGGCCCCCCGCAGCTCCCCATGATGGGCTCCTCCCAGCGGCAGAGGAAGCGAGGGCGAAGCCCCcggcccagctccagctccgaCAGCGACAGCGACAAGTCCACGGAGGACGCTCCCATGG ACCTGCCCGCCAACGGCTTCAGCAGCGGGAACCAGCCGGTGAAGAAGAGCTTCCTGGTGTACCGCAACGACTGCAACCTCCCTCGGAGCAGCTCCGACTCCgagtccagcagcagcagcagcagcagcgctgcctcGGACCGCACCAG CACAACGCCCTCCAAGCAGGGCCGGGGGAAGCCCTCCTTCTCCCGCGTCAACTTCCCCGAGGACAGCAGCGAGGACACGTCGGGGACAGAGAACGAATCCTACTCGGTGGGCGCCGGGCGAGGCGTGGGGCACAGCA TGGTGCGGAAGGGCATCGGCCGCGGCGCGGGGTGGCTCTCCGAGGACGAGGACTCCTCCCTGGACGCCCTGGATCTGGTGTGGGCCAAGTGCCGGGGGTACCCGTCCTACCCGGCGCTG ATCATCGACCCCAAGATGCCGCGGGAGGGCATGTTCCACCACggcgtccccatccccgtgcccccccTGGAGGTGCTGAAGCTGGGCGAGCAGATGACTCAGGAAGCGCGGGAGCACCTCTACCTCGTCCTCTTCTTCGACAACAAGCGCACTTG GCAGTGGCTGCCCCGCACCAAGCTGGTGCCCCTGGGGGTCAACCAGGACCTGGACAAGGAGAAGATGCTGGAGGGCCGCAAGTCCAACATCCGCAAGTCGGTGCAGATCGCCTACCACCGCGCCATGCAGCACCGCAACAAGGTGCAGGGCGAGCAGAGCAGCGACTCCAGCGACAGCgactga
- the OGG1 gene encoding N-glycosylase/DNA lyase — translation MALRDAPSSCPALWRSLRCPAAELRLDLVLSSGQTFRWQESSPGAWTGVLGARVWTLVQERDRLWYTVYGEEPPGPHTDGILRDYFQLDVGLPALYRAWGAADPHFHRVAGDFPGVRVLRQDPVECLLSFICSSNNHVARITAMIERLCQAFGRRLCQLDARPFHAFPSPAALAGGDAEAKLRALGFGYRAKYVSGSARAIAEGLGAEGLRRLRAEPYAEARRVLCALPGVGTKVADCVCLMALDKAEAVPVDTHVWRMARQHYGAAPGARSLTARVHQEIGDFFRGLWGPYAGWAQAVLFCAALHKGQDAAGSGKRAKRGRESCRDKKP, via the exons atgGCTCTGCGGGAcgccccctcctcctgcccggCCCTGTGGCGCTCGCTGCGCTGCCCGGCGGCCGAGCTGCGCCTGGACCTGGTGCTGTCCTCGGGGCAGACATTCCG gtggcaggagagcagccccggggcctggacgggggtgctgggtgcccgcGTCTGGACGCTGGTGCAGGAGCGGGACCGGCTGTGGTACACGGTGTACGGCGAGGAGCCGCCCGGCCCCCACACCGACGGCATCCTGCGGGACTACTTCCAGCTGGACGTGGGGCTGCCGGCCCTCTACCGCGCCTGGGGGGCGGCCGACCCCCACTTCCATAGGGTGGCCGGCGACTTCCCAG GGGTGCGGGTGCTGCGGCAGGACCCGGTGGAGTGCCTGCTGTCCTTCATCTGCTCCTCCAACAACCACGTCGCCCGCATCACCGCCATGATCGAGCGCCTCTGCCAGGCCTTCGGCCGCCGGCTGTGCCAGCTGGACGCGCGGCCTTTCCACGCCTTCCCCTCCCCGGCAGCACTAGCAG GCGGCGACGCCGAGGCCAAGCTGCGGGCGCTGGGCTTCGGCTACCGGGCCAAGTACGTGAGCGGCAGCGCGCGGGCCATcgccgaggggctgggggccgaGGGGCTGCGCCGGCTGCGCGCCGAGCCCTACGCCGAGGCCAGGAGGGTGCTGTGCGCCCTGCCGGGCGTGGGGACCAAG GTGGCCGACTGCGTGTGCCTGATGGCGCTGGACAAGGCGGAGGCGGTGCCGGTGGACACCCACGTGTGGCGCATGGCGCGGCAGCACTACGGGGCCGCGCCGGGCGCACGCTCCCTGACGGCCCGCGTGCACCAGGAGATCG GAGACTTCTTCCGTGGGCTGTGGGGACCCTACGCGGGCTGGGCGCAGGCA GTCCTGTTCTGCGCCGCCCTCCACAAGGGGCAGGATGCGGCCGGCAGCGGGAAGCGGGCCAAGAGGGGCCgggagagctgcagggacaAAAAACCCTAA